One window of uncultured Trichococcus sp. genomic DNA carries:
- a CDS encoding extracellular solute-binding protein, translating to MTKMKKVFLALIGFSLLMIYLFLSSRREITITLGMFTGSNWDVYNAESYKVIDDAIEKFEKEHPNVTIEYKSGILKQDYSAWLASNIASGDQPDVFMVLAEDFNKLSSLGALMPLDDLIKANNVSTDIFYESALSSGSYQNTQYALPYEINPTMMCVNRDLLEKEGIAIPEGNWTIEEFYRICAQVTKDTDGDGTIDQYGSYGFKWQDAVNGYGIRLFDEEGASSNLNQSNVRKALSYIQKLKDLNKGYQVSSEDFDKGNVAFCPLTFAQYRTYQPYPYRVSKYSTFKWSCLAMPGTIANQKTSQIATSLIAINSKTTQQQLAFEFLETLTIDQEIQQELFENSQGASALKSVMASDSTKALLDQDAMSNYSLKQDVLDDIIENAVIEPKFKKYNNIIERCDYLITNALDENKIDDELVDIEKEIDNQLK from the coding sequence ATGACTAAAATGAAAAAGGTATTCCTCGCATTAATCGGTTTTAGTCTGTTGATGATCTATCTGTTTCTCAGCTCTCGCAGGGAAATCACGATTACGCTGGGGATGTTCACCGGCAGCAATTGGGATGTCTACAATGCGGAAAGTTATAAAGTGATTGATGATGCCATCGAAAAATTTGAAAAGGAACATCCTAATGTAACGATAGAATACAAGAGCGGCATTTTGAAACAAGATTATTCAGCCTGGTTGGCTTCCAATATCGCCAGCGGGGATCAACCGGATGTTTTTATGGTATTGGCTGAAGATTTCAATAAGTTATCTTCTTTAGGCGCATTAATGCCGTTGGATGATTTGATCAAAGCCAACAACGTAAGTACCGATATCTTCTATGAAAGTGCGCTCAGTTCGGGCAGCTACCAAAATACGCAATATGCCTTACCCTATGAGATCAATCCGACCATGATGTGCGTCAATCGCGATCTGTTGGAAAAGGAAGGCATCGCTATACCTGAAGGCAATTGGACGATCGAAGAATTTTATCGGATATGCGCACAAGTAACCAAGGATACTGATGGTGATGGCACGATCGATCAATACGGCTCATATGGTTTCAAATGGCAAGACGCGGTTAATGGTTATGGCATCCGTTTATTTGATGAGGAGGGTGCATCAAGCAATCTGAATCAAAGCAATGTAAGAAAAGCTTTGTCTTATATTCAAAAACTGAAGGATTTGAATAAGGGCTATCAAGTATCGTCAGAGGACTTCGATAAAGGCAATGTCGCTTTTTGCCCGTTGACGTTCGCCCAATACCGGACCTATCAACCTTATCCGTATCGCGTCAGTAAATATTCTACTTTCAAATGGAGCTGCTTGGCGATGCCCGGGACAATCGCTAATCAAAAGACTTCCCAAATAGCCACCTCTTTGATAGCGATAAATTCCAAAACGACCCAGCAACAATTAGCTTTTGAGTTTCTGGAGACCTTAACGATTGACCAAGAAATTCAACAGGAACTATTTGAAAATTCTCAAGGGGCTTCCGCTTTGAAGAGTGTGATGGCCAGCGACAGCACCAAAGCGCTGCTGGATCAGGATGCCATGAGCAATTATTCCTTAAAACAAGATGTGCTGGATGATATCATCGAAAACGCGGTAATCGAACCGAAATTCAAAAAGTACAACAATATCATCGAAAGATGCGATTATCTGATCACAAATGCTTTGGATGAAAACAAAATTGATGATGAGCTGGTTGACATCGAAAAGGAAATTGATAATCAATTGAAATGA
- a CDS encoding PTS sugar transporter subunit IIB, with protein MTVSFIRIDDRMIHGQTCTRWAKEYPCDGLVAVNDKAAQSDVLKAAYKSASGLKTFIWTNEEWQQKNQKVLDSKDRYFLITKDPLDMKKILVDQKFKPGIDTVIVGPCNDREGATKLGNNQSITQAEAEAFEEMYQAGYKIKFALLPDVSIGSWENFRSKFGFK; from the coding sequence ATGACAGTATCATTTATTCGGATTGATGATCGGATGATTCACGGGCAAACATGTACGCGTTGGGCAAAAGAGTACCCTTGTGACGGGTTGGTCGCTGTGAATGATAAGGCGGCTCAGAGTGACGTTCTAAAAGCGGCCTATAAGAGTGCCAGCGGTTTAAAAACGTTCATTTGGACCAATGAGGAATGGCAACAAAAAAATCAAAAAGTATTGGACAGCAAAGATCGCTATTTCCTGATCACCAAAGATCCTTTGGACATGAAAAAGATTTTGGTGGATCAAAAATTCAAACCCGGAATCGATACTGTGATCGTAGGTCCGTGCAATGACCGTGAGGGTGCTACGAAGTTAGGGAATAACCAATCGATCACACAAGCAGAAGCAGAAGCCTTTGAAGAGATGTATCAAGCTGGTTACAAAATTAAGTTTGCCTTGTTGCCTGATGTTTCGATCGGAAGCTGGGAAAACTTCAGAAGCAAATTCGGTTTTAAATAA
- a CDS encoding sugar ABC transporter substrate-binding protein, which translates to MRSVSKMMVLIVSVCVIAVSSIYYNYKFVRYDSDKIVFGATYMTMNNSFYKAITDEIEKQINDRGDILYTRDPALDVEKQNEQINDLIEMGIDVLIINPVDYSKVNASLKKAKENGIKIIVIDAQLDDDTIADTTVLSNNYDVGVQCAKDMMRNLASAKIVLLKHSAALSSVDRINGFLDTIKDNSNYTVVASEECLGQTEVAMPVMMEIIDKKIDFDVVMALNDPSALGALAAIKDKQINHEVLVYGVDGSPDMKKLLIDSDEVQGTAAQSPTTMGAKAIEAAYKIVNNEQYEKSIVVPVSLITKNNISEYDISGWQ; encoded by the coding sequence ATGAGAAGTGTAAGCAAAATGATGGTTCTGATTGTCTCTGTTTGTGTCATCGCGGTTTCATCCATCTATTATAATTATAAATTCGTCAGATATGACAGTGACAAAATTGTTTTTGGGGCTACTTATATGACCATGAACAACAGCTTTTACAAGGCCATAACCGATGAAATAGAAAAACAAATCAATGACCGTGGAGACATCTTATACACCCGTGATCCTGCTTTGGATGTCGAGAAACAAAACGAACAAATCAATGACTTGATCGAGATGGGGATTGATGTATTGATCATCAACCCTGTTGATTATTCGAAAGTGAATGCGTCTTTGAAAAAAGCCAAGGAGAACGGCATCAAAATCATTGTCATTGATGCGCAGCTGGATGACGATACCATTGCCGACACGACTGTTTTATCCAATAATTATGATGTTGGCGTGCAGTGTGCCAAGGATATGATGCGCAATCTGGCTTCCGCAAAGATTGTGCTTTTGAAACACAGCGCTGCTTTATCGTCTGTTGATCGGATCAACGGTTTTCTGGATACTATTAAAGATAATTCTAATTATACAGTTGTTGCAAGTGAAGAGTGTTTGGGCCAAACGGAAGTTGCGATGCCCGTAATGATGGAAATCATTGATAAAAAAATCGATTTTGATGTTGTGATGGCTTTGAATGATCCAAGTGCCTTGGGTGCTTTGGCGGCAATAAAAGATAAACAAATCAATCATGAAGTACTGGTCTATGGCGTGGATGGTTCACCGGATATGAAAAAACTATTGATCGACAGTGATGAAGTCCAGGGAACTGCAGCACAATCGCCTACTACGATGGGGGCTAAAGCGATTGAAGCAGCCTATAAAATTGTTAACAATGAACAATATGAGAAGTCGATTGTTGTGCCGGTTAGCTTAATAACCAAGAACAACATCAGCGAATATGATATTTCGGGGTGGCAATAA
- a CDS encoding PTS fructose transporter subunit IIA, producing the protein MKYVVLVSHGDFATGLKTSLDMLAGKRDDVIAVGLPDGKTADEFALMFKEAVQAVTGDDEIILLADIVGGSPLTTSLNVLADEGKLANTITIGGMNLPLALTSVLMKDSLDRETFTATVVSEAKEALQEFKLEQPEEDDEI; encoded by the coding sequence TTGAAATATGTGGTTCTGGTAAGCCACGGTGATTTTGCGACGGGCTTAAAGACATCGTTGGATATGCTGGCTGGAAAACGGGATGATGTGATCGCGGTTGGATTGCCTGATGGTAAAACAGCGGATGAGTTTGCTTTGATGTTCAAGGAAGCCGTTCAAGCTGTGACCGGGGATGATGAAATCATCTTGCTTGCTGATATTGTAGGCGGCTCACCTTTGACAACTTCATTGAATGTTTTAGCGGATGAAGGCAAACTTGCCAATACGATCACTATCGGCGGCATGAACTTGCCATTGGCTTTAACATCAGTTCTGATGAAAGACAGCTTGGATAGAGAAACTTTTACCGCTACGGTCGTATCCGAAGCGAAAGAAGCTTTGCAGGAATTCAAATTAGAACAACCAGAAGAAGACGACGAAATTTAG
- a CDS encoding PTS system mannose/fructose/sorbose family transporter subunit IID → MMDKELSKKTLTKSFHNWYYGNLTCFSQEHMQTFGYLCSMLPIIEELYDKKEDQERSMKTYTAFFNTEPQIGTVVVGITAGLEVARANGAADVDDETINGLRAGLMGPLAGIGDSLIVGTLIPILLGIALGLSTDGSPLGAIFYIIVWNLIAYLGMKFLYFKGFEVGGKAVDFLVGPQGLALRESITLLGGMVIGAVAATWVSVKTSFVLVGSDGNSLLTLQDKFDSVYPGLLTASFVVGCWYLLSKKNMSPIKVMLILVVVAFVGVLVGFFNPGLSY, encoded by the coding sequence ATGATGGATAAGGAATTAAGTAAAAAAACATTAACGAAATCTTTCCACAATTGGTATTATGGGAACTTGACCTGTTTCTCTCAAGAACATATGCAAACATTTGGCTATCTATGTTCGATGCTGCCGATCATTGAAGAACTTTATGATAAAAAAGAAGATCAGGAAAGATCGATGAAAACCTACACTGCCTTCTTCAATACGGAACCACAAATCGGTACAGTCGTAGTCGGTATTACTGCTGGGTTGGAAGTCGCTCGTGCAAATGGGGCAGCGGATGTTGATGACGAAACAATCAATGGTTTACGTGCTGGTCTGATGGGACCTTTAGCGGGTATCGGTGATTCCCTGATCGTTGGAACTCTGATTCCGATTCTATTAGGTATCGCACTGGGCTTGTCCACTGATGGTTCACCGTTAGGCGCAATCTTCTACATAATCGTGTGGAACCTGATTGCCTACTTGGGAATGAAATTTCTTTACTTCAAAGGATTTGAAGTAGGCGGTAAAGCTGTCGATTTCTTGGTAGGACCACAAGGTTTGGCATTACGTGAATCGATTACTTTATTAGGTGGAATGGTCATTGGGGCCGTTGCTGCTACTTGGGTAAGTGTCAAAACTTCGTTCGTCTTAGTTGGATCGGATGGCAATAGCCTCTTGACGCTACAAGACAAATTCGATTCAGTATACCCAGGCTTATTGACTGCTTCATTTGTAGTAGGCTGCTGGTATTTGCTTTCCAAAAAGAATATGTCCCCAATCAAAGTCATGTTGATATTGGTAGTCGTTGCCTTTGTCGGCGTTTTGGTTGGATTCTTCAACCCAGGATTGTCTTATTAA
- a CDS encoding response regulator transcription factor: MIKVMIADDQELIRQSLEIVLSTKPDLEVVSTVADGFEVLESIKKCRPDLILMDIRMPKMDGVYCTKMVKEQYPDIKIIILTTFDDDEFVFSALKYGASGYLLKGVSMDGLHQAILTVVNGGAMINPDIATKVFKKFSQMVTSNYAIQVDDKNVADISNREMKVIQQVGFGLSNKEISQKLFLSEGTVRNYLSTILSKLDLRDRTQLAIWAVQTGQTTKDFGNDHD, translated from the coding sequence ATGATTAAAGTAATGATTGCCGATGATCAAGAGTTGATAAGACAATCCCTGGAAATTGTCTTATCGACCAAACCGGATCTTGAAGTTGTCTCTACCGTAGCGGATGGTTTTGAAGTGCTGGAAAGCATCAAAAAATGCCGTCCGGACCTTATCCTGATGGACATCCGAATGCCCAAGATGGATGGCGTCTACTGCACCAAGATGGTCAAGGAACAATACCCTGACATCAAAATCATTATCCTGACTACTTTTGATGACGATGAGTTTGTGTTCAGTGCCTTGAAATACGGCGCCAGCGGTTATCTGTTGAAAGGCGTCAGCATGGACGGTCTGCACCAGGCTATTCTGACTGTCGTGAATGGGGGCGCGATGATCAACCCGGATATCGCCACCAAAGTATTCAAAAAATTCTCGCAAATGGTAACCAGCAATTATGCGATCCAAGTGGATGACAAAAATGTTGCGGATATCTCCAACCGTGAAATGAAGGTCATCCAACAAGTGGGATTCGGCCTTTCCAACAAAGAAATATCGCAAAAGCTATTCCTGTCGGAGGGGACGGTCCGGAATTACCTCAGCACCATTTTGTCCAAATTGGATTTAAGGGACAGGACCCAACTGGCTATTTGGGCAGTCCAAACGGGCCAAACGACAAAAGATTTCGGTAATGATCATGACTAA
- a CDS encoding PTS sugar transporter subunit IIC — protein sequence MTISWIQAAMLGLFACLSSMPGLGGTSFGNYTLGRPLIGGLVSGIILGDIQTGILVGAAMQIVYIALVTPGGTVSADVRAVSYIGIPLAMVALKSYGLAALSVEGAALATSFGTMVGTLGTVLFYGTATANLAWQHIGWKAVEKGEFRKLYTVNMGLPWISHFFFSFIPTLIMCKLGADVVEMIKTTLPMDGLAMKTLFTVGSLLPCVGIAILLKQIVTKAVDFIPFFFGFTLAASLGINLVSATVVAAMFALINYRIKLLSLQRVVSVSGDEEEDI from the coding sequence ATGACAATCAGTTGGATTCAAGCAGCTATGCTAGGGCTGTTCGCCTGCTTATCAAGTATGCCTGGTTTAGGCGGTACATCATTCGGAAATTATACATTAGGTCGTCCTTTAATCGGTGGTTTAGTTTCAGGCATTATCTTAGGCGATATCCAAACGGGTATTTTAGTCGGTGCTGCAATGCAAATCGTGTACATCGCATTGGTCACTCCTGGTGGAACGGTTTCAGCTGACGTTCGCGCGGTCAGTTATATCGGTATCCCGCTTGCGATGGTCGCTCTAAAAAGCTATGGCTTGGCGGCTCTTAGCGTAGAAGGTGCAGCATTGGCTACATCATTCGGTACGATGGTCGGGACTTTGGGTACCGTATTATTTTACGGAACGGCAACGGCTAACTTAGCATGGCAACACATCGGTTGGAAAGCGGTGGAAAAAGGCGAATTCCGTAAGTTATATACAGTCAACATGGGCTTGCCTTGGATTTCCCATTTCTTCTTTTCATTTATCCCAACCTTAATCATGTGTAAATTAGGAGCCGATGTTGTTGAGATGATCAAAACAACCTTGCCGATGGATGGTTTGGCAATGAAAACCTTATTCACAGTCGGATCCTTGCTTCCTTGCGTCGGGATTGCGATTCTATTGAAACAAATCGTTACCAAAGCGGTAGACTTTATTCCCTTCTTCTTCGGCTTTACTTTGGCTGCTTCATTAGGGATCAACTTGGTTTCAGCGACAGTGGTTGCGGCTATGTTTGCATTAATCAACTATCGCATCAAACTGCTGTCATTGCAAAGAGTGGTTTCAGTAAGCGGCGATGAAGAGGAGGACATTTAA
- a CDS encoding CBS domain-containing protein, producing the protein MLDDTKRFLNFFGEIERELRVMVNDPGNGKHMTFYQLVDRAKSTNAIIRNYESDLKVFGDFRNLLVHGNNSGLAIPSEKTIQLIEKIYQAITNPPKAYDIAQKSVVSFQKSDSLAIVLETVREKRYTQFPVYEGNNFEGLLTENGVTFWLADKVDEDLFSVKETKIAEILDKDEKNNNYKFISRNKNIYEVQNYFNNHEIEALFVTDGGKEQQKILGIITSWDILNCNV; encoded by the coding sequence GTGTTAGATGATACCAAACGATTTTTGAATTTCTTTGGAGAGATAGAACGTGAATTGAGAGTTATGGTTAATGACCCAGGTAATGGGAAGCATATGACTTTTTATCAATTAGTCGATAGAGCAAAAAGTACCAATGCTATCATTAGAAACTATGAAAGTGATTTAAAAGTATTCGGTGATTTTAGAAACCTGCTGGTTCATGGAAATAACTCCGGGTTGGCAATACCTTCTGAAAAAACAATTCAACTAATTGAGAAAATATACCAAGCAATAACAAATCCTCCAAAAGCATACGATATTGCACAAAAATCAGTAGTGTCTTTTCAAAAAAGTGATTCACTTGCTATTGTTTTAGAAACAGTTCGGGAAAAACGCTATACACAATTTCCAGTGTATGAAGGGAATAATTTTGAAGGGTTGCTTACTGAAAATGGCGTTACTTTTTGGTTGGCGGATAAGGTAGATGAAGATCTTTTTTCTGTTAAAGAAACGAAAATTGCAGAAATATTAGATAAAGACGAAAAGAATAACAACTATAAATTTATTTCTAGGAATAAAAATATATATGAAGTGCAAAACTACTTTAATAATCATGAAATTGAAGCGTTGTTTGTGACAGATGGCGGTAAAGAGCAACAAAAGATATTAGGGATTATCACAAGTTGGGACATATTAAATTGTAATGTATAG
- a CDS encoding AraC family transcriptional regulator, with the protein MKSEEFHLNEIERKNKEMYLSDRNRELYTAPMSYEEYYRLVSTNTQIEDLRAFYRDTTKNGTGLTITPNKIYSQKNIFLSRHGRYSYPILHNHDFVELIYVLNGSCTNFINGKAIVMNKGDFCFMAPSTVHAMLAVDDNDVIFNVLLHEESFSQYFSHILTRNDMIGYFFKNISVANNATPYLLFKTNGHEKIMNRMVQSFHEFTNKNLFFEDLIGAYVNEIFIELSRCFTPETVIDNSEKNAAAFIHPILNFIKVNYNSVTLKELSDIFSYSEAYLSKLIKKNTGQNFKQIVELARLDEAKYLMQHTDYTLTEISQKVGYFDSSHMNKNFVKLVGLPPNKWLKQYKPEI; encoded by the coding sequence ATGAAATCAGAAGAGTTTCATTTAAATGAGATCGAGAGAAAGAATAAAGAAATGTATTTGTCTGATAGAAACAGAGAATTGTACACCGCTCCTATGAGTTATGAAGAATATTATCGTTTGGTATCAACCAATACACAAATAGAAGACTTACGGGCATTTTATCGAGATACAACTAAGAATGGTACAGGGCTAACAATTACGCCTAATAAAATCTATTCTCAGAAAAATATTTTTTTATCCCGTCATGGAAGATACTCTTATCCAATTCTGCACAATCATGATTTTGTTGAATTGATTTATGTTTTAAATGGGTCTTGTACAAATTTTATTAATGGAAAAGCAATCGTAATGAATAAAGGCGATTTTTGTTTTATGGCACCCTCTACAGTTCATGCAATGTTAGCTGTAGATGATAACGATGTAATCTTCAATGTATTGTTGCATGAGGAAAGCTTTAGTCAGTACTTTTCTCATATTTTAACGCGTAATGATATGATTGGATATTTTTTTAAAAATATTTCTGTTGCAAATAATGCAACACCTTATTTATTGTTTAAAACGAATGGCCACGAGAAAATTATGAATCGCATGGTGCAATCATTTCATGAATTTACAAATAAAAATTTATTTTTTGAGGACTTGATTGGAGCCTATGTGAACGAAATTTTTATTGAACTAAGTCGCTGTTTCACCCCCGAAACCGTTATCGATAATTCTGAAAAAAATGCAGCGGCATTTATTCATCCAATCTTGAACTTTATTAAGGTGAATTATAATAGTGTCACTTTGAAAGAACTATCTGATATATTTTCATATAGTGAAGCGTACCTAAGCAAATTGATAAAGAAGAATACTGGGCAAAATTTCAAGCAAATTGTTGAACTAGCACGTTTAGATGAAGCTAAGTATTTAATGCAACATACAGATTATACGTTAACAGAAATCAGTCAGAAAGTCGGTTATTTTGATTCGAGCCATATGAATAAAAATTTTGTTAAACTAGTTGGTCTGCCACCGAACAAATGGTTAAAACAATATAAGCCCGAAATATAA
- a CDS encoding sensor histidine kinase, which translates to MINLETKHIAYIHNSLLLLNFIIVLFNASIFLLSTKYLQAHGYASAFLENLSYVPPAPEKTFFGAILLFLVLLASMYFRTKDSYIVYWLIYLEIIVMITLIIVLNGSYNGIVLLVFADILYNTKKIKYWPALLIISFGLLIISDYAILSLIVRMPSIETYINFYPSGARTLILFFRNILASLNIVGFISFLATSLFVQQKEKQRVGEQLAMVSRVNVELKNYANLTEKIGEDNERKRISREIHDTLGHALTGISAGVDACIAIIDIDPEKTKQQLLLVSDVVRMGIKDVRRSLYKLRPGVLEDSTLKDGLTKMIAEYEGVSNLKIDLYYKWDNVDIENTKEDIIFRMIQESITNSLRHGHATEIEINMFVYDDEYVIIIQDNGTGCESIKCGYGLKQMCERVSILNGTIRFSGENGFRTAIEIPIERGANYD; encoded by the coding sequence ATGATCAATTTAGAGACGAAGCATATAGCTTATATTCATAATTCCTTATTGCTGCTGAATTTTATCATCGTATTGTTTAATGCCTCCATCTTTTTGCTTTCGACAAAATATTTGCAGGCCCATGGGTATGCATCTGCTTTTTTGGAAAACCTGTCTTATGTCCCACCGGCGCCGGAAAAGACTTTTTTTGGGGCGATCCTGTTGTTTTTGGTATTACTGGCGAGCATGTACTTCCGCACGAAAGACAGTTACATCGTTTATTGGTTGATCTATCTGGAAATTATCGTAATGATCACGTTGATAATCGTTTTGAACGGCAGTTACAATGGCATCGTGTTATTGGTGTTCGCTGATATTTTGTACAATACAAAAAAAATTAAATATTGGCCGGCATTGTTGATTATCAGCTTTGGCCTTTTGATCATCTCTGATTATGCCATTCTTTCGCTCATTGTCAGAATGCCCTCGATTGAAACCTATATCAATTTTTATCCCAGCGGAGCCAGAACGTTGATCTTGTTCTTCAGAAATATCCTTGCCTCGCTGAACATCGTTGGCTTCATTTCTTTTCTGGCGACTTCTTTATTTGTCCAACAAAAAGAAAAACAACGCGTCGGGGAACAATTGGCGATGGTCTCACGCGTAAATGTCGAATTGAAGAACTATGCCAATCTGACTGAAAAAATCGGTGAAGATAACGAACGGAAAAGAATCTCCAGGGAAATACACGACACGCTGGGCCATGCTCTAACCGGAATATCGGCCGGCGTGGATGCCTGCATTGCCATCATTGATATTGACCCGGAAAAAACGAAACAGCAACTGCTGCTGGTCAGTGATGTTGTCAGGATGGGCATCAAAGATGTGCGGCGTTCCTTATACAAATTGCGCCCGGGCGTTTTGGAAGACAGCACGCTAAAAGATGGATTGACCAAAATGATTGCCGAATATGAAGGCGTGTCCAATTTGAAAATAGATTTATATTATAAATGGGATAATGTTGATATTGAGAATACGAAAGAGGACATTATTTTCAGGATGATCCAAGAATCAATCACCAATTCTTTGCGGCATGGGCATGCTACGGAGATTGAAATCAATATGTTCGTCTACGATGATGAATATGTCATCATCATCCAAGATAATGGGACGGGCTGTGAAAGCATCAAATGTGGTTATGGGTTAAAGCAGATGTGTGAACGCGTATCGATTTTAAACGGTACGATCAGATTTTCTGGCGAGAACGGTTTTAGGACTGCCATAGAAATACCGATCGAGAGGGGAGCAAATTATGATTAA